One genomic region from Argentina anserina chromosome 2, drPotAnse1.1, whole genome shotgun sequence encodes:
- the LOC126782754 gene encoding LOW QUALITY PROTEIN: nicotine N-demethylase CYP82E4-like (The sequence of the model RefSeq protein was modified relative to this genomic sequence to represent the inferred CDS: deleted 1 base in 1 codon) encodes MKNIGSQLDNLMASWVDEHHNKKHKSDSHNQQEDFIDVLLSKLEDSSILGHNRDTIIKATALTLVVGGSDPTAISLTWMLSLLLNNRRTLILAQEELDRTVGRHRWVEDTDIKNLVYLQAIVKETLRLYPPVPLSVPHVAMEDCEVSGFQIPKGTHLFVNLWKVHRNPSVWPDPEVFSPERFLTSQASVDASGQHFEFMPFGSGRRMCPGITFAFQVMHLTIARLIQGFELATPEGLGITMPRATALEVLLTPRLASELYAQ; translated from the exons ATGAAGAATATAGGGAGCCAGTTAGACAATTTGATGGCAAGTTGGGTTGATGAACATCATAACAAGAAGCACAAAAGTGACTCACACAACCAGCAAGAGGACTTCATTGATGTCCTGCTTTCCAAGCTTGAGGATAGCTCTATACTTGGACATAACCGTGATACTATCATCAAGGCAACAGCACTG ACTCTCGTCGTAGGTGGTTCAGACCCCACAGCAATCAGCTTGACATGGATGCTTTCGTTACTACTAAACAACAGACGAACCTTGATACTAGCCCAAGAAGAGTTAGATCGAACAGTTGGTCGGCATAGATGGGTGGAAGACACTGACATCAAAAACCTGGTTTACCTCCAAGCCATTGTCAAAGAAACATTGCGTCTATACCCACCAGTTCCACTCTCAGTTCCACATGTAGCAATGGAGGACTGCGAAGTCAGCGGCTTTCAGATACCAAAGGGCACTCACTTGTTTGTGAATCTGTGGAAGGTTCATAGGAACCCAAGTGTGTGGCCGGACCCTGAAGTATTTTCTCCAGAACGATTTCTTACAAGCCAAGCGAGTGTAGACGCTTCAGGTCAACATTTTGAGTTTATGCCT TTTGGGTCTGGGAGAAGAATGTGCCCAGGTATCACTTTTGCATTTCAGGTTATGCATTTGACCATTGCGAGGTTAATTCAAGGATTTGAATTGGCAACACCAGAAGGATTGGGAATTACAATGCCAAGGGCAACTGCACTAGAAGTTCTCTTAACCCCACGTTTAGCCTCTGAGTTGTATGCACAATAG
- the LOC126784067 gene encoding cytochrome P450 CYP82H23-like, translated as MADKYGPIFTIWLGKNCALVINNYEAVKECFTTNDRVFATRPSSAQAKYLAYNGAALGLSPYGAYWRSMRKLAINELLSSRRLETLKHVQVSEVDAFVKGLYSVWENRGHDGQSKVVISELIEHLTFNVRTKSIARKSYFGR; from the coding sequence ATGGCAGACAAGTACGGTCCAATCTTTACTATATGGCTTGGCAAGAACTGTGCCCTGGTAATCAACAACTATGAAGCAGTCAAGGAATGTTTCACCACAAACGACAGAGTTTTCGCCACTAGACCAAGCTCTGCGCAGGCCAAGTACCTAGCTTACAATGGTGCAGCATTAGGGCTCTCACCTTATGGCGCATATTGGCGGAGTATGAGAAAGTTGGCTATCAATGAGTTACTCTCTAGTCGTAGGCTAGAGACTCTGAAACATGTACAAGTCTCTGAGGTTGATGCTTTTGTTAAAGGGTTGTATTCAGTTTGGGAAAACAGAGGACATGATGGTCAAAGCAAGGTGGTGATCAGTGAGTTGATCGAGCACCTCACTTTCAACGTGAGGACTAAGAGTATTGCTAGGAAGAGCTACTTCGGTAGATAA